tccaaaatcagaatgaatacgtcacaatataccaaggaaacaaagcccaagcgaaaacaatcgaaaaataccaaaaatcccgaaattagcaaaacccgagccccgggcccgcttctcgaaactcagaaaatttcacatcaacgggttccttatgtctccacgagttcatacataccaaaagttctcaaatcagACCCCAAAtgttccttcaaatcccaaaCCTATAGTCCAtattctcaagccctagtttcttcaattttatgcttagtttccatgaatttctaggtggatttcacaatagaattgagttttaggttcgaaaatcttacctccaaacgtttctccttgaaCCCCTCTTCGATTTCCTTCAAAAAGGTCTCAAAAAGGCCAACTATGGAGTAAATGAGCTTCAAAATCGTGGATGAAATgaattaaaacattctgcccagggttTTTCGCATCTACGAGCAAAAGCCCACTTCTGCGGTCATTTCTCCGCATTTGCGGAAATCACTTAGGGCACTaggttccgcatctgcggtccacgagCCGCATATGCGACTCCGCAGGTGCAGTCCATATGCCGCATCTGCAATCCCTAGCTATTTTTCCCAAACCTCTTCTTGCGGCTCCCCTTCCGCatgtgcggaaataccagaagcaacaatcTCCTGAaatctcctaagtccaaaatctttccgttaaccatctgaattcaccccgaggtccccgggacctcaaccaaaagcacaaacataacccaataccttattcagaCTTATTCtcatcatcaaaacacctcaaacaacatcaaattacccgaaacacatcggattcaagcctaatttttgagaatcttccgaaatacgttttcgataaaaaaacccaaccaaaacatgtccgaatgacctaaaattttgcacacacatcccaaatgatataacgaagctattgcaactctcggaattccattctgactcccgaatcaaaatctcacctaccaaccggaaatcgccaaaatctcaacttcgccaattcaagcctaattctactctggacctccaaaaccaattccgatcacgcacctaagtcataaatcacccaatggagctaaccaaatcataaaaattccgatccgagctcatatacaaataagtcaaatcttggtcaaaccttcaaatttttaagctacaactgagaactgttctttcaatttcatTCCGATTTCCGTAAAAAaccaaaccaacgatctacatcagttaTAATACATtacacagggcaagtcatgcccgagaactggtgatcaaagtgcaaaagctcaaaacgaccgatcgggtcgttacacatgttacatatgaattatatataaattatacatcctcaattttttaatttaagtggttggatgaGCTCCTGATTAGGTTGataagataaagccaaaagaaaaatatgacagaatttcaaccaaagactaaaaatataaataaagttcTTATGTAGACAATTTCTATTAAACTCATCCGTTTATAACGAAATAACTTAATTTTGtgtaagaaaagaaagaaaaacataaaagaaaataaatatagaaaaaatatatgaaaaatctAAAAACCAGAAATAAGAGACGACAACGAATTTCTTCttctgtttcatctttgttgagtgtAAAAAATTTGGAAGACGATCTCAtcaatttcaaatatttttttcaactcaaatacatagattataagataaggatatcttagaatattttttttatttacattgtgtgtcgtttttaaaaaaaaatcactattactaacaaactgatatgatattcgaatttgaattttaTTGTAACttagtagtttgcattgaggttaagccaagtatggtgtcgaGAAAAAATtgcttggcaattttaagacaatatatgcaatgctatataataacaatcaattaatctaacatttaatgattcaaagaacaaaaaatCTGTATATGTATAGggtattcaaaatttaaaatctgtggctagagatatcgataaactcaaGATGGAGTCATACTGGAATAAAATTTACGGCCAAAGAatcatttacatttttagatagccgattaaagtgaattttaaattattgataatatcttcacttgcatcattataaaaataatcattattgaaatatatataatgttgtagaaattgaaatttcaaaatagaattatttttttaaacataatagcataccaaataagaattcaagtcgTAGTAAAAGAGTCACGTCGTAACCAAAGAATCGTTCATATTGTgccaacctttgtgctttgccagAGCTCATAAATACGAGTTATTATTTCGCTTTGtgactatttttaggttccaatgacaccaaTAAGAatggtgcaaaaataaaattatcactacgtgatttgagaaaatgttagtcctttttcatgtagtgtttcatAAACAATATCTAACAATTATCTATAGTTACCTAGAAGGTttaaattttaaggttatttacatataactCAAATAACTCacatatttaacatggttaatatcaaatatcaaaatggagtcatactAGAAAGAAAATCATTGgctaaagaattttttaaattttagatagccgattaacATATACCAGTGCTTCACGTTCTCTACTTGCACCCTCAAATATTCGAGTATTCCTTTCTCTCCATAGCACATGTATGTATTCAGCATACATCATTTTAAGTAGCATTACTGAAGCTGTCTTCCCTTTCGAGTGATGAATGATGAGCTGGAAAAACTGTATCCAAGTGTTAGGAACAATGGAGTGGACATGATCCCATTGAGATAACCTGTTCCATAATCTGTTGGCATATGAGCATTCTGCAAACAAGTGTTCTCTTGTTTCCTTATCAGCCTGGCACAACACACATATCTCATCCATATGGAGACCCCATTTTTTCAGCCTGTCTTTTGTTAGCAATCTTCCATGGTTCTGTAGCCACATAGTAAATATGGCTTTTGGTCTAGCATTGTTCTGGAACATTAAGCATCTCCAATCCATCTTAGAGTGAATTGGTATCAATTGTAAATATATGTACTTAATAGTACTCTTTTGCTCATCAAGTGGCTTGTGAAGTTGATTGATTATCTGtttagtttcaaaaatcttcctgATCATCCAGCTTGCACCATGAGGGATACTCATATCATCAATCCTTTACTGCTTAACATAATAAGGATGGATCCATTTGATCCACAACTTATCTTGCTTATGAGTTAGACCCCAGTAGGTCTTGGCAATTGCAGCATTATTCCACACCTGCAGATTGATAAGGTTAAGTCCCCCTACAGATTTAAGGAGACATACCTTTTCCCAAGAAAGCAATAATTTTTTGGTAAGCACATTTCCACCAGACCATAGGTAACTTCTGCAGTAAGCCTCAATTAATTTGACAACTTTAATTGGAAGTGTAAACAACTGAGCTCAATAAGATTGTATTCCGAACAACACTGTTTGGACCAACTGAGCTCTGCCGGCATAGGATAATTTTTTTGCTATCCAATGTGTTATTTTTGCTACCATTTTTGTAATGAGGGGCTGCCACTGAAGAATGGATAGCTTTTTAGTGTCCAGTGGAACCCTTAAGTACTTAAAGGGTAATTGCCCCTCAGTGTAACCAAGAGCTTGAATGATAGCTGCCTTTTGCCTAGGATCCATGACCCCACAATAGACTGCACTCTTTGACAAATTAACATGTAATCCTGATGCAGATGAGAATGTCCAGAAACAGTGGTGGAGCCTCTGCACTGATTCTAGGTGTCCTCTGGCAAATAGTAAAAGGTCATCCGCAAAGCATAAGTGAGTGATACCAAGCTTGCTGCATCGAGGGTGATATTTGAATTGTTTATCTTGGTTCAATCCTTTGAGTAGTCGACACAGATACTCCATAGCAATAGCAAATAAGAATGGTGAAATTGGGTCCCCTTGCCTCAATCCCTTAGCTGCATTAAAAGGCTCTGGTTATTCTCTATTTAATAAGATAGAGTAATTAACTGTTGTCACACAAGCCATTATCCATTTTATAAACTTCTCAGGGAAAGCCAGTCCCTCAAGAACCTGCTCTAAGTATACCCATTCTACAGAATCATAAGCCTTTTGTATA
This sequence is a window from Nicotiana sylvestris chromosome 3, ASM39365v2, whole genome shotgun sequence. Protein-coding genes within it:
- the LOC104216845 gene encoding uncharacterized protein, with translation MSIPHGASWMIRKIFETKQIINQLHKPLDEQKSTIKYIYLQLIPIHSKMDWRCLMFQNNARPKAIFTMWLQNHGRLLTKDRLKKWGLHMDEICVLCQADKETREHLFAECSYANRLWNRLSQWDHVHSIVPNTWIQFFQLIIHHSKGKTASVMLLKMMYAEYIHVLWRERNTRIFEGASREREALVYVNRLSKI
- the LOC138887171 gene encoding uncharacterized protein, translating into MQKVMNHIITDSQAGFILGRRIADNIILADELVKSYNMKHICPRCMIKVDIQKAYDSVEWVYLEQVLEGLAFPEKGHLESVQRLHHCFWTFSSASGLHVNLSKSAVYCGVMDPRQKAAIIQALGYTEGQLPFKYLRVPLDTKKLSILQWQPLITKMLFTLPIKVVKLIEAYCRSYLWSGGNVLTKKLLLSWEKVWNNAAIAKTYWGLTHKQDKLWIKWIHPYYVKQ